Proteins found in one Gammaproteobacteria bacterium genomic segment:
- the rpoE gene encoding RNA polymerase sigma factor RpoE, with protein sequence MGENNNNDKELVARAKEGDTRAFDLLVKKYQFKVVNLVSRYVRSEEAQDVAQEAFIKAYRGLKNFRGDAAFYTWLYRIAVNSAKNYLLSASRRQADRQVDVDDAEYFDDAVVLRDHATPDRVLQSQELENRVFDAIGQLPDDLKMAITLRELEGMSYEEIAEAMECPIGTVRSRIFRAREAIDKVVQPLMD encoded by the coding sequence ATGGGCGAGAATAATAATAACGATAAAGAACTGGTTGCACGAGCAAAAGAAGGAGATACGCGCGCGTTCGACTTATTGGTAAAGAAATACCAATTTAAAGTCGTCAACTTGGTCAGTCGTTATGTCCGCTCTGAGGAAGCTCAAGATGTGGCGCAGGAAGCGTTCATTAAGGCTTATCGAGGATTGAAAAATTTTCGTGGAGACGCGGCATTTTATACATGGCTGTATAGGATAGCGGTGAACTCTGCTAAGAATTACTTGTTATCAGCATCACGCAGACAGGCAGATCGTCAAGTGGATGTTGATGATGCAGAGTATTTTGACGATGCTGTTGTTTTACGCGATCACGCTACACCAGATCGGGTATTACAATCGCAAGAGTTAGAAAACAGGGTGTTTGATGCGATCGGTCAATTGCCCGATGATTTAAAGATGGCGATTACACTGCGTGAGTTAGAGGGAATGAGCTACGAAGAAATAGCAGAGGCAATGGAATGTCCTATTGGTACTGTCCGATCGCGAATCTTTAGAGCGCGTGAGGCGATCGATAAAGTTGTGCAGCCATTAATGGATTAA
- the nadB gene encoding L-aspartate oxidase — MTELEDMSLKSTNSKPKSHDYDVLILGSGAAGLSTALHIEQNLRIAVLSKAELSSGNTSYAQGGISAVLDDNDSFEQHIADTISAGAGLCDPDVVAKTVSEGSEVIDWLLSIGVDFTRDNNPQNSQQLHLTREGGHTHRRVAHVADATGNAVQNQLIDEVRKCNHIDLHSNYIAVDLITTRKLGIKDNRCVGAYILNIQTGEVEVFRAKNVVLATGGASKVYLYTSNPDGACGDGLAMAWRAGCRTANMEFMQFHPTCLYHPKAKSYLLSEAIRGEGGKITLEDGTEFLHNFDPRGVLAPRDIVARAIDYMMKKHGLDNVFLDISHKSAEFIQSHFPNIHARCLSLGYDMTKQPIPVVPAAHYTCGGIITDEHGQTDVEQLYAIGEVAFTGLHGANRMASNSLLECLAYGRFAGRHINKSTNINTNHADIPAWDASRVSDSDEEIVVAHNWDELRRFMWDYVGIVRSTKRMQRAKHRVDLLLSEIDEYYSNFKVTSDLIELRNIAVVADLIIRSALERRESRGLHYTLDHPDTDTSMDNVNTILTPNLNEPVAGWDTETQLAGNDK; from the coding sequence ATGACAGAATTAGAAGATATGAGCTTAAAATCAACAAATTCGAAGCCAAAATCGCACGATTACGATGTGCTTATCCTCGGCAGCGGTGCTGCAGGATTAAGTACCGCACTACATATTGAACAAAATTTGCGCATTGCAGTGCTATCCAAGGCTGAATTAAGCAGTGGAAATACATCCTACGCCCAAGGCGGCATCTCTGCAGTATTGGATGATAATGACTCATTTGAGCAACATATTGCCGATACTATCTCTGCTGGTGCTGGCCTTTGTGACCCAGATGTTGTCGCTAAAACCGTTTCCGAAGGCAGTGAAGTGATTGATTGGTTATTGTCTATTGGTGTAGATTTCACGCGCGACAATAACCCTCAAAATTCTCAGCAATTACACCTTACTCGAGAAGGTGGTCATACGCATCGGCGAGTTGCTCATGTGGCAGATGCTACTGGCAATGCCGTGCAAAACCAGCTCATAGATGAAGTGCGCAAATGTAATCATATAGACCTGCATTCTAACTACATAGCGGTTGATCTAATCACTACTCGAAAGTTGGGCATAAAAGACAACCGCTGTGTAGGTGCATATATTCTCAATATTCAAACTGGAGAAGTCGAAGTTTTCCGTGCCAAAAATGTAGTATTAGCTACCGGCGGCGCTAGCAAAGTGTACTTATATACTAGCAACCCTGATGGTGCCTGCGGAGATGGCCTTGCCATGGCATGGCGTGCAGGTTGTCGAACGGCAAATATGGAATTTATGCAATTCCATCCTACTTGTTTATATCACCCCAAAGCTAAATCTTATTTATTGAGTGAAGCCATTCGCGGTGAAGGTGGCAAAATTACCCTAGAAGATGGCACAGAATTTCTACATAACTTCGACCCCCGGGGTGTATTGGCACCGCGTGATATTGTGGCGCGAGCCATAGACTATATGATGAAAAAACATGGTCTAGACAATGTATTCTTAGATATTAGCCATAAATCAGCAGAATTCATTCAAAGCCACTTTCCCAATATTCATGCACGATGCCTTTCTTTAGGGTACGACATGACTAAACAGCCTATCCCTGTTGTGCCAGCAGCTCATTACACTTGTGGCGGCATTATTACCGACGAACATGGGCAGACTGATGTTGAACAGCTCTATGCAATTGGCGAAGTTGCATTTACAGGTCTTCATGGCGCAAACCGTATGGCAAGCAATTCCTTACTAGAATGTTTAGCTTATGGACGTTTCGCAGGTAGGCATATAAATAAATCAACTAACATCAATACAAACCACGCAGATATCCCAGCATGGGATGCCAGCCGCGTATCTGATTCAGATGAAGAAATTGTTGTTGCTCACAACTGGGATGAACTACGTCGCTTTATGTGGGATTACGTTGGCATAGTACGCAGCACAAAACGCATGCAGCGTGCAAAACATCGAGTGGATTTATTACTAAGCGAGATTGATGAGTACTACAGCAACTTTAAAGTCACAAGTGACTTAATCGAACTACGTAATATTGCAGTAGTTGCAGATTTAATTATTCGCAGCGCTTTAGAGCGCAGAGAAAGCCGCGGCTTACATTACACCTTAGATCATCCTGATACAGACACTTCAATGGATAATGTAAATACAATTCTAACACCGAATTTAAATGAACCTGTAGCAGGCTGGGATACTGAAACTCAATTAGCTGGAAACGACAAATAA
- the orn gene encoding oligoribonuclease: MENSTDDNNLIWIDLEMTGLDTINDEIIEIATIVTDKELNIIAEGPMIAIHLPQSRLDQMDEWNQKQHGKSGLIKRVLDSQYNLAQAEAETIAFLEKHVPAGASPMCGNSICQDRRFMARQMPALEEFFHYRNLDVSTLKELVKRWYPGKEYEFDKESEHLALADIRDSIDELKHYRAKLFVVSS; encoded by the coding sequence ATGGAAAATTCTACAGACGATAATAATCTCATTTGGATTGATTTAGAAATGACCGGATTGGATACGATCAATGATGAAATCATTGAAATAGCCACCATTGTCACAGATAAAGAACTCAATATAATTGCTGAAGGCCCAATGATTGCTATTCACTTACCACAAAGTCGTTTGGACCAGATGGATGAGTGGAATCAAAAGCAACATGGTAAATCGGGTCTAATTAAACGTGTACTGGATAGTCAATATAATTTGGCTCAAGCTGAGGCTGAAACCATTGCTTTCTTAGAAAAACACGTGCCTGCAGGTGCGTCGCCTATGTGTGGTAATAGTATTTGTCAAGATCGACGTTTTATGGCGCGACAAATGCCAGCCTTGGAAGAATTTTTTCATTATCGAAACTTAGATGTCAGCACTTTAAAAGAACTAGTTAAGCGTTGGTATCCAGGTAAAGAATATGAATTTGATAAAGAATCAGAGCATTTAGCATTAGCAGATATACGTGATTCAATAGATGAATTAAAACATTATCGTGCAAAATTATTTGTCGTTTCCAGCTAA
- a CDS encoding cytochrome c: MKLLPVLLLQLLILISLTAHAQDGQALHQSECIECHSRMTGGDGHVIYSRDDRIVKNISELSTRVTHCSNGANTGWNANQIDAVTKYLNERYYNY; this comes from the coding sequence ATGAAATTATTACCCGTCCTACTATTACAACTCTTAATACTTATCTCACTGACCGCGCACGCACAGGATGGTCAGGCATTACACCAGTCAGAGTGCATTGAATGCCACAGTCGCATGACAGGCGGAGATGGACACGTAATTTATTCTCGTGATGATCGTATAGTAAAAAATATATCTGAGCTCTCAACACGTGTTACACATTGCTCAAATGGAGCCAATACTGGCTGGAATGCAAACCAAATTGATGCTGTAACAAAATATCTAAACGAGCGGTACTATAACTATTAA
- the rsgA gene encoding ribosome small subunit-dependent GTPase A, whose protein sequence is MYLAHVIARQGNTFIVEDKHGKQHICHARSKSVDAVCGDKVECEHKDQSKDVIKKICSRKNQITRIDNFKREKTIAANIDHIIIVVAATPIFSTSLIDKYLACAQLNNCKATLTINKAEILNDNNVNISELENLYKEIVDNFIITSAKLGYGIQTLRQALSNETSILVGQSGVGKSSLINRLLSNNNIKIGELSENIQQGKHTTTNAFAHNINDNGKLIDSPGVRMFMPIFKNLKEVMLGYSEFLPHIGKCKFTDCQHIKEPNCAIKAAVEKNTIHRDRYNSYLENIQEVKNT, encoded by the coding sequence ATGTATTTAGCACATGTCATCGCACGACAAGGAAATACATTTATTGTCGAAGATAAACATGGAAAACAGCATATCTGTCACGCAAGGAGCAAATCGGTTGATGCCGTTTGTGGAGACAAGGTTGAATGCGAACACAAAGATCAATCAAAAGACGTTATTAAAAAAATATGCTCACGTAAAAATCAAATAACACGTATAGACAACTTCAAACGAGAAAAAACCATTGCTGCAAACATCGATCATATTATTATCGTTGTCGCTGCTACACCAATATTTTCAACATCGCTGATTGACAAATATTTAGCCTGCGCACAACTCAATAATTGCAAAGCGACACTTACAATCAATAAAGCAGAAATACTCAATGATAATAATGTTAATATTTCTGAATTAGAGAATCTTTATAAAGAAATAGTAGATAATTTTATAATCACTAGTGCAAAACTAGGTTACGGCATTCAAACATTACGCCAAGCACTTTCCAATGAAACAAGCATTTTAGTTGGTCAATCAGGCGTTGGGAAATCATCATTAATTAACCGCCTACTTAGTAATAATAATATTAAAATTGGCGAGCTCTCAGAAAATATACAACAAGGCAAACACACCACCACTAATGCTTTTGCACATAACATTAATGATAATGGCAAACTAATAGACTCACCTGGCGTACGCATGTTCATGCCAATCTTCAAAAACTTAAAAGAAGTGATGCTAGGTTATAGCGAATTTCTTCCTCACATAGGAAAATGTAAATTCACAGACTGCCAACATATAAAAGAACCTAATTGCGCAATCAAAGCGGCCGTAGAAAAAAATACTATTCACAGAGATCGCTACAATAGCTATTTAGAAAATATACAGGAAGTTAAAAATACATAA